A window of Fundidesulfovibrio putealis DSM 16056 genomic DNA:
CGCACGTAGATCTCGCCCAGCAGTGCCACGGTGGGGATGTGCTCGCGGGAGACGCGCATGGGGATGCGCGACAGCTCTGCGGCCACGAGGCGCATCTGGGCCAACGCACCCTTCCAGGAGCCGCCAAGAGCCGTTTCCACGCGTTTGAGGCATGCTTCCAGCAGGCTCAGGGCCTCCACGGGATCAGCAGCCCCGGCCAGCAGGCTGGAGCGCATCTCCTCGAAGAAGTCGCCGGTCACTGTGCCGCGCCAGATGGCCAGGGTCACGACGCTGGGCAGCCCGGCGTAGCCGTTGTCCGCGCAGGGAGAGAGCACGGCCACGTCCTGGATGTCCAGCCGTTTGAGCATCCGCGAGGTGAACTCGCCGTACTGGCCGAAGCGGCAGGGGCCTTTTGCGCCGGGCATGAAGTAGGCCGTGGCCTCGCCTGCGGGGCGGGCGTCCAGATAGTCCAGCAGCGTGCCCACCGTCAGTTGCAGGGGCAGGCACTCCTTGCAGCTGGAGTTGCCGCGCCCGCGAGCCAGGGCTGCCTCGCCTGCGGGTGGCAGCGCAACGGCGCGCACGCCGCATCCGGACAGGGCGCTGGCCGCCAGGGCCGTTCCGTAGGGGTTCATGCTGGGGATGGCCAGCCGGACGCGCTCATGGGTCAGGGGCAGCCACACGCCGCCAGGGAGGGCGATCCCCGCCTGCCTGTTGCGGGACTCCATGCGGGCCACGGGAGTGCCATTGGAGCCGGGCCGCACCACACGCTTTGAACTTGCGGCGCGCTGCTCCAGCCTGCGGTGGTTGTCCGCGATGTCCAGGAAGGCCTCCAGGCGCGTCTCCAGCCCCGCGTCGGCGGTGTGGCTGTCCAGTTCCAGGGTGAGGGAGGGCTTGCCGCCCATCTCGTCGCGGAAATAGCCCAGCAGGAAGGAATCCGGCCCGCAGGAGAAGTTGGTAATGTATGCGCCGAAGAGCTTGGGGTGGGCCGCCGCATAGCGGGCTGAGGAGAGAATCACCCGGCCCTGGCCCCAGTACATGGCTGGGATCGCGGCGTCTTCCTGGCTGATGGGCAGCATGTCGCAGGGGATGACCATGGCCCCGCGCGTGGCCAGTTTCTCCGGCACGGCCTTGTTGGCCTCGGGCGCGAAGGCGTTGTAGCTGCGCCCGAACAGCGCCACGCCCATAAGGTCCGGCTCGTCCTCCAGGCGCGTGAGGGCCTCGCGCCCCATGTCCGCGATGTCGCGGCGACAGAGGATCTGGGCCTCGAGCCCGGCCTGGAAGGCCTGGCGCGCCCGGAAGGCGTCGGCGCCCAGGGCGCGGGCCGTCTCCAGGAACGCACCCTGCGCGCCGGACAAACCCTGTGCGAAATCCAACGCCGGAGCCAGCAGGCGCGGGCCGTACGCGGCAAGCTCCGGGAATGCGCTGCCCAGGTAGAAGGGCTCGCCCTGCAGGAGCACGCAGGTGCAGGAGGCGTCCTGCCCCGGCGCGCCCGGAACGGAGCGCACGTGCGGCAGGAACACCGCGTCCGGGCTTTTGGAAAGCAGATCGCCCATGAAGCCGTGGGCCAGCTCCGCCGGGAAGCACAGGGCCGAGGTGCGGCGCTGCACGCCTGCCGGGTCCACGCGCTCCGGGAGGACAACATCATAGCCCAGCTCCGCGAAGAAGCCTCGGAACAGGGGGAAGTAGGTGTTCACCAGATAGGAGCGCGAAAGCCCCACCACTGGCTTCCCTGACCCTTCTGGGGGGACGTAGCCGCGATACACCCGGCGCTGGCGGGCCTGGACAAGATCCAGGCTGGCCGCGTCCGGCGACCTGCCCTGGCGCAGGTTCTCGAAGCGGTTGCAGATGCCGCCGAAGGGGTGGACCTTGCCGCCCACCTCGATGCGCGCGATGCGGCAGCCCCGGTCGCAGCCTTCCTGGCCGCCCTTGCCGCCCCGGCAGGTGAACGGCTCCCTGGATACGGCCTCACGCCCGGCCAGATCGTCCAGGTCGAACGACGACTCCGGCAGCAGCCCCTGGCGCATGCGCTGGTCGATGACCAGGGCCACGCCCACCGCGCCCATGAGCCCTGGCTCGGGCGGCACAACGATGCGCTTGCCCGTGAGCATGGCCATGGCCGCAGGAACGGCGCGGTTGTAGCACACGCCGCCCTGCATGAAGACCCGCTGGCCCACGGGGCGGCTGCCCTTCACGCGGCTTACGTAGTTCAGGCAGACCGAGTGCACCAGCCCGGCCAGGATGTCCTCCAGGGCAAGGCCCTCCTGCACGGCAAGCTTGATGTCGGAGCTTATGAACGCGGCGCACTGGTCGTTGAAGTTGGGGGTGGTGGCGGCCTTCAGGGCCAGGCCCGCAATGTCGCGGGTGTCCACGCCAAGCGATTCGCGGGCGGACTCCTCCAGGAAGGAGCCTGTGCCCGCGCTGCACGCCTCGTTCATGGCCGAGTCGCAGGGGTGGCCCTGGGAGAGGAAGGTGTACTTGGCGTCCTGGCCGCCGATCTCGAAGATGGTGTCCACCTGGGGGTCGTAGTGCGCGGCGGCGGCGGCGTGGGCCACGATCTCGTTTATGGCCGCCGTGGCCTGGCCGTGCAGCGCGGCGATGGCCCGCCCCGAGCCCGTGACGCCGTGCCCCACGATGCGCACCGGCGCGCCAAGCTGGCGGGCAAGGCTCGCGTAGACCAGGCGGGACGCGCCTACGGGATCGCCCTCGGTGCGCAGGTACTCCCCGGCCAGCACGGCCAGATCGCTGCAGCGCAGCACCACGCCCTTGGTGGTGGTGGAGCCCACGTCCAGGCCCAGGAGCACCTCGTCGCCGGGCTGGGCCTCCCCGCGCGGGTGCTCCTTGAAATCGACCAGATGCAGCGACTTGGCCAGCGGCGCAAGCAGGGTGAAGCTGGCCGGACGCGCCGTGAACACCGAACCGTCCCCAGGCGGCTGCGGACGATGTTCCATGGCCCACAGGGCCGCGCCAAGCGCCTCGAACCAGGGAGCGGACTCGGGGATGATCAGGTCGCTGATGTCATCGCGCAGGAAGCGTGCCATGGAGGCGTTGGCCGAGCAGCCGCCCGCCAGCAGAACCCGGCCCCGCGCCTTGTCCGGCAGAAGCTCCAGGCATTTCCCGGCCATCATGCGCCCAAGGCCCGCCACGATGGAGTCGCGGGGCGCGCCCTTGTTCAGGGCGTGGGTGCAGTCGGACTTGCAGAACACCGAGCAGCGCCCCGACACGGCGTACGGGTCGGCCTGCTGGTCCAGGTCGCCGAGCTGCGGGACGGAGAGGCCCATTCGCCCCAGTTGCTGGGCCAGAAATTCGCCGGTGCCCGACGCGCATTTGTTGCCGGAGCGGATGTCGCGCACGCGGCCAGCTCCGTCCAGGCCGTAGGCCATGAAGGTCTCGCCGCCGACGGAGAGGACCGTGACGCCGCCCACCTGAGCGCCCAGCACGAAAGCGGCGGCCAGTTCGACGGCCTCCGGTTCGGAGAGCGAGGGCAGGCGGACGAGGTTTCTGAGTTTTCTGCCGGTGACGGCCAGGGGAAGGGAGCGCCAGCCGGGCTCGGCGTCGAGCATGGCGTGCAGGGTGTCTGTGGGATTGCCGCCGTGGGAGCGGTTCTCGGCATGGAGGATTCGCACGTCGCCGTCGGACGCGGCCAGGCGGACCAATCCGATGGACGACGCGCCCAGGCACAGCCCCAGGGCTTCGCGCACAGCCGAACTCATGAGCGTTTCGTCCTGTGGTGGAGTTCCTGTTCGGGTCTAGTCCATCTCCCGGACCAGGGCCTGGATTTCTTCGCGGATTATCCTGGCGGCAACGGCGGGAACGGCCTTCTGCATCTCGTCCAGGATGCTCTGGCGAAGCGCTGCCAGCTCCTCGCGCGAGACCAGACCGCTCAGGTCCGGCGCGGCTGGCTTGGTTTCCAGCGCGTCCAGGCGGGCCTGAATCTGTTCCTGGCGCGCGGCCAGGTCTTCCAACTGCCTTGCAAGGGCGTCCGTGTCCGCCGGGGCCGGGATGGCCTCAATGCGGGCCATGACCTCAGAAAGTTCTGCATCGACCCTGCCCGAGAGCTCCTGCACCTGCACCAGGGCCTCGCCTGCGCCTGCTCCTGCGGCCTCAGGTGTGGGCAGCGCGGCCAGGACTTCCTGCTTCACGCGCTCGGCCAGGGCTGCCTCGTCAAGTGGTTCCTGCGCAGGCGTCGCCAGTGCGGACAACTCGGACTTCAGGGCTTCGTTCTGCTGCTCCAGGCTCTCCTTGAGCTCCGCGATCATGGATGCGGGATCGGCCTGGGATTCAGACGCGGCCTGAAGGTCGGCAAGCTTTTCGTCCACACGGGCTTCGATCTGGGCGATCTGGTCGGCAAGGGCTCCGGCGTCCACGAGTTCGGGCTGCGCGGCGGGCTCGGGCAGCGCGGACAGGACCTCCTGCTTCACGCGCTCGGCCAGGGCTGCCTCGTCGAGTGGTTCCTGCGCAGGCGTCGCCAGGGCGAACAGCTCGGCCTTCAGGTCCTCGTTCTGCTGCTCCAGACTCTCCTTGAGCTCCGCGATCATGGCGGCCACATCGGGCTGGGACTCTGCCTGGGATTCGGACGCGGCCTGAAGGTCCGCCAGCTTTTCGTCCACGCGGGCTTCGACCTGGGCCGTCAGGGCTTCGGCGTCCACGGGCTCGGGCTGCGCGGCGGGCTCAGGCAGCGCGGACAGAACCTCCTGCTTCACACGCTCGGCCAGGGCCGCCTCGTCGATCGGGGCCTGGGGCTCCATCCGGCTCGCGGCAAGGAGCGCGGCCAGGGAATCGCCCATGTCCTGAAGCTTCTCTTCCAGGCTGTCCAGCCGGGTGCTCAAGGTGTCCAGGGCCGGGCCGGAAACAGGCTCACCCAGGCTCGCGGCGACCACTGCCGCTGCTCCCGCCGCGACAGCAGGTGCGGCCAGGGTGTCGAACATCGAAAGATCGGAAGAATCGGAATCGCCCGCTGCCGCCGTGGAGGCAGCGTCCGAAAGAAAATCGTCGTTCAGCTCGGGCAGGTCGCCCAGGCCGGAAGCGCCACTGGAAGCGCCGCCGGAGGCCTCTGCGCCGCTCTTTTCGGCCTCGGCCAGCAAGGCGTCCAGTCCGTCCAGGTCGATGTCGTCCCCCGCTCCGCTCTTGGCGTTTTCTTCGGGCAGATGCAGGTCGTCCAGACCGGGCAGGTCGGAAAGATCAGGGAGGCCGGGGCTCTTCTGCGCGCCCTGGGCAGGCTTGTCCGTGGGGGATTCGGCGAAGAGGTCTTCCAATTCCCGTTCGAAGCTCAGATCGACACCGCCGTCAGCACCGCTTTTGCCGTCCGTGCCGGGGCCGTGTTCGATGATGTCGGTCAGCTCGATGATGTCTTCCGGAGAGTTGGACATGTGGGCCCTCCGCCCGATGAAAGCCGGACGCGGCAGGGAATCTTCCCGCCGCGTCCGGGGATGCTACTGTGCCTGGGGGTGACAGGCGTTGCAGGCGATCGGGGCGTTCTTGCCCTCGGCCTTGGCCTTCTTGTGGCAGCCGACGCAGCTCTTCGTGGACTCGCCCTTGTGGAAAGCCATGTAGAAGCTCTTGTCGCTGGTCTTGTCCGCAGGATCAACCACATCGTGGCAACCGGCGCCAGAGCACTTCATGTCCTTGCCTTCCTTGTGATGGCAAGCCTTGCAGTCCACGGGCTTGTGGCCAGCGCCCTCATGGTTGAACTTGACAGGAGCCTTGGTCGCAGTCGCGCCGGCAGGCACCTTCAGTTCCATGGCGCCCTTGGGCGCGTCCGCAGCCATCAGCGCCGGCAGGCAGAAAGCGCCAACCAGAGCCGCACACATCAACAGGACAAAAAACGGTTTCCTCATTCCCATCCACCTCCTCACCAAAAAAAGTTGAATGAAAAAATTCACATAGCATCTACGTCCAGAATCGGCGGCGTGTCAAGGCGCAGGGCCGATTTTCCTCTTCTACCCGCCCAGGCCGTACTTTCCGGCGTAGCCGCGCGGGGTCAGCATCCGCCCGCCCGCGATGCGCGTCTGGGAGTTGCCCACCACCACGATGGTGAGCATGTCCACGCTCTCGGGGTCGGTGGATTCGAGCGTCCCCACCTGCACGGACTGCCCCTCGCGCCAGGCCTGTCGCACCACGCCCACCGGGGTTTCCGGTGCGCGGTGGCGTGAAATGATGGCCAGGGCCTTCTCCAGAAGGCCCGAGCGGCGTTTGGAGCGCGGGTTGTACAGCGCCAGCACGAAGTCCGCTCCGGCGGCGGCGTCCAGGCGCTTCTCGATACGTTCCCATGGCGTGAGCAGGTCAGAGAGGCTCACGCAGGCGAAATCGTGCGTGAGCGGCGCGCCCAGGAGCGCGGCCGCGCCCATCACCGCAGGGATGCCCGGAACCACCTCGAACTCCACGGCCTCCAGCAACCCGCGCGTCTCCAGAAGCTCCAGCACAAGTCCGGCCATGCCGTACACGCCTGCATCGCCACTGGAGACCACCACTGTGTCGCCCCCCGCCAGTGCGGCGTCGATGGCCGCGTTGCAGCGGGCCACCTCGCCCATCATGCCCGTGGAGACGACCTGCTTGCCCGCCAGCAGCTGGGCTGGGATAAGGTCCAGATAGGTGGAATACCCGACCACCACGCCTGCATCCGCCAGGGCCTGGACGGCCAGGGGCGCGGTCAGGGCCGGATCGCCGGGGCCGAGGCCGATGACGGTCAGCTTGCCAGGGCCAGCGCCGCCGTGACGGTTTTCGATTTCATCTTCGGAACGAGAAGCCGGGTGGTCCCGGCCGCCAGCAGGGCGGCTGCCTCGCATACGCTTTCAACTCCCACATGTTTGAGCGGCATGGGCGACGGGTTCGGGGTCTTCACCCCGGCCAGCCGCTCTGCCGGATAGAACTGTATGTCCACGCCGAGTTCGCGCGCGGCCTCCAGGAGGCCCGGCTCGTCGCGTTTGACGTCGATGCTGGCCAGCAGGGCCAGGCTTTTCAAGGCCACGGCTTTTGCCGCGAAGATTTCGTGCAGGAGCGACACGACCTCAGCCGCTCCCGCGCCCTTGCGGCAGCCCACCCCGGCCACCACCACGCGGGGCCGCAGGATCAGGGTGCCGGAAGGCACGGAAACCTCCCGCCAGCTGACGGCCACTGCCGGGCGTTCCGGCTCCAGGAGGTGCGGCGCGGCCACCCACTCGAAGCGCGCGCCGTGCTCCGGCGGGATCGCCAGATGCCCTTCCGGATCGAACACCTGCACCACCTGCCCGGCCAGGAGGCCCCCGTTCACGGTCTTCACCGCGTCCAGGTTCTCAATGGCAAGCCCCGAGTCGCGCGCCAGCATATCAAGCGAGGGCAGCCCCGCCGTGTCCGTGGCCGTGGTGATCACCGGCGTGCCGCCCGTCACCTGGGCCACGCGCCGGGCCAGCTCGTTGGCTCCGCCCAGATGCCCGGAGAGGAGGCTCACCACGTGGCGTCCATCCTGGTCCAGGGCAACCACGGCGGGGTCGCGGGACTTTCCCAGCAGGTGCGGGGCCACGGCGCGCACCACGATGCCTATGGCGGCCACGAACACGTGCCCGGCATACGTGTGGAAAGTGTCCGCCACGAGCATTGGCAGCGAATCGAAGGCCTTCTCACCTGGATCTGCCAGCTTGCGCGGCAGATAGAGCTCCGCCCCCAAAGCTCCGTTAAGTTCGCGGGCCAGGGCGCGGCCCAGCCGCGCCCCCTGGGGAGTCAAGGCGTAGACCGCGACCCGTCCGGTCATCAGAATTTCAGATTCCGGGCCGCGTTCAGGGTCAGCTCGTAGTCGGCCTCGCTGTGCGCGAAGGAGGTGAAGGTGCACTCGTAGGCAAGCGACGCCAGGTACACGCCCTGCTCGCGCATCTGCTTGTAGATGGCGGTGTAGATCTTGCCGTTGGAGGTGCGCGCGGCGGCCATGTCGTTCACGGGCTGCTCCGTGAAGTACATGGTGAAGGCCGAGGCCACGTGGTTCAGCTGCACGGGCACGCCCTTGGAGCGCACGATGTCCGCGAACTCGCGCGCGAGCTCCCCGGTGCGCTTCTCCAGGGCGGCGTAGTCGCGCTGCTCCAGTTCGCGCAGGTTGGCGAGCCCTGCGGCCATGGCCACGGGGTTGCCCGAGAGCGTCCCGGCCTGGAACACCGGGCCGCATGGGGAGAGCTTCTCCATCACGTCGCGGCGGCCGCCGTAGGCTCCCACGGGGAAGCCCGCGCCGATGATCTTGCCCAGCGTAGTCAGGTCCGGGCGCACGCCGTAGCGGGCCTGCGCGCCGCCCAGGCTCCAGCGGAACCCGGTGATGACCTCGTCGAAGATGAGCAGCGCGCCGTACTCGTCGCACACGGCGCGAAGGCCTTCCAGATAGCCGGGGCCAGGCAGCACCAGCCCCATGTTGCCGGGGGCGGGCTCCACGATGATGGCCGCGATGTCCTTGCCCTTCTGGCGGAAGGCTTCCTTCACGGCGTCCAGATTGTTGTAGGGCAGCACGATGGTGTGGGCCACGGTGGCCGCAGGGACGCCCGGCGTGCCGGGCGCGGCCTGCACCTCCACGCCCGATCCGGCGGCGGCCAGGAAGGCATCGGCGTGGCCGTGGTAGCAGCCGTCGAACTTGATGACGTAGTCGCGGCCCGTGAAGCCCCTGGCCAGTCGCAGGGCGCTCATGGTGGCTTCGGTGCCGGAGTTGACCATGCGCACCATCTCGATGGAGGGCATCAGGTCCACGATCTTCTGGGCCAGGTCCACCTCGGCGGGGCAGGGCGCGCCGAAGCTGGCCCCGGCGTCGAGTGCGGCCTTGGCGGCCTCGTGCACGCGGGGGTTGGCGTGGCCGAGCAGCATGGGGCCCCAGCTCATCACGTAGTCCACGTACTGCCTGCCGTCCACGTCATAGAGCTTGGAGCCCATGGCGCTGGCGATGAAGAGCGGTTCGGATTCCACGGCCTTGCAGGCGCGGATGGGCGAGTTGACCCCGCCGGGAATGATGGACTGGGCCTTGGCGTAGAGAGTCGAGGACAGGGACATGCACGCTTCTCCTTCGATAAGATGGGAGAAACGTCCATACCCGGAGGCGGCGGCGCGGGCAAGTGCGGCGGGCGTCAGACGGCGAATACGCACGGACGGACGCCTTGCGCGTCCGCCCGCCACGGGAGTCTCTCAGGCGTTCCGAGATAACAAGGCGACGCTAGGCAGGCTGCGCCAGGCAGACCACGTAGCCGTCCGGGTCCTGGATGTACCACTCGCGCATGCCGTAGAAGGCCGTCTGCAGCGGGCGCACCGTGGGATGATGAGTCAGGCCCGGACGGGCCTAGCAGGAATGTCGCAGACAAGACTTCGCGTACGATGCGTTCCCAAGACAATCCCCATATCCAGGTCGTAATTCATCTGGAGCCCTACACCGAAGATTGCAAAATTGCGGGCTAGGCACTGTGCCATGTCGCCAGTGACACAACGCTCGCCCCACACGGTCTCCCTCATGCGCCGGGGTGACACACCGACATCCAAGCCGAGCCAGTTCTGGGCCAGCTCGAGAAAATTCCCCATAGGGGATGTCGCCGAGATGCACCGGCTGACGAGATAGCTTAACAAAGCATGCGCGCACCAACCGCAGAAGCTATATCTTTTTAAAATATTGTTTCACGCCAAATAAACACTGACATGGCGCCAGGCCAGGTTCGGCACCCTGCCAGCCATGGCGCCCCAAGCGATATTCATGTTGAAATACAACGCCAAGAATAGTATCTTCAAAAAAAATGGAGGTTCATATGAGTTTTTTAGTTGTTGTCACGTACGATCTTCATCAAGCAGACTCCGAAGATTATCAGTGTGTCAAGGAATGCCTTAAGAAAATTGGACTACTCGATACCACGGCAAACATCCTGGGCAACGAAGAGAATAAACTGCCAAATACCACTGCCGCAGGACAATTCGATGGAGTGGACATTAAAACAGTCAAAGAAGACATGCGCAGTAAAGCCCTAGCATGCATGAAGAAATGCGGAGTTAAGGGCAAACTCTTCATTACGGTAAGCGATGATTGGACCTGGGGAACAAATAAGTTCTAGAGGCGCTCACGCAGGCTGCGCCAGGCAGACCACGTAGCCGTCGGGGTCCTGGATGTACCACTCGCGCATGCCGTAGAAGGCCGTTTGCAGCGGGCGCACCGTGGGGACGGCGTCCTTCAGGCGCGCGTGCAGTTCGTCCAGGTTGTCCACGCCCAGGTAGACGGTGGCGGTGGCCCCGGTGGGCTTGTCCTTGAACAGGGGAAGCTCCTCCGTGAGGCTGTCGCGCCGCTGCACCATCACCTCGGCCTTACCGACGATGAACTGCGCCCAGATAAGGGCAGGCTTGCCCTCTTCCGGGGTGTGGCGCTCCTTGTGGAAGTCGTGCTCCGTGTCCACGGAGCCGGCGAAGCCAAAGCCCAGAAGGCCGCACCAGAAATCCGCCGAGCGGTTCACGTCTTCAACCATCAGGTTGGGGGCCAGGGATTGGATGGGCATGGGGAGCTCCTTCGCGTTGCGTTCTGGAGAGGAAAAAAGCGGGCGTTTCGGATGAGCCTGACGGCGTAACCGAAACGCCCGCGAGTCGTTGTCGTTATGATCGCGGCAGCGGAGGGCGCTCTACGCCTTCGCCACCAGCTCCTTGACCTTCTCAAGCGCCGCAGCCACGCCCGCCGGGTCCGTGCCGCCGGCCTGTGCCAGGTCCGGCCTGCCGCCGCCGGAGCCGCCCACCAGGGCGGCCACGTCCTTGATGAGGGTCTGGGCCGTGAACTTTCCGTGCAGGTCCTTGCTGACGTACAGGATCAGCGCCACCTTGCCGTCCTCGCCCGCGCCGCACAGGCAGGCCACGCCGGAGGGCATCTTGCTCCTCACGTCGTCCATGGTGTCGCGCAGCGACTTCATGGTGGCTCCGTCCACCTGGGCGGTGAGCACCTTGACCCCGGCGATCTCCTCCACGGAGTCCATCAGGTCGCGGCCCTGGCCCGAGGCCAGCTTGCCCTGGAGCTGCTCCTTGTCCTTGGTGAGGCTCTTCACCTGGGCCTGGAGGGCCTTCAGGCGCTCGGCCAGTTCGCCGGGCTTGGCGCGCAGCAGGTCGGCAACTTCATTCAGCTCCTGGCGCGCGGCCTGGAACTGGCTGAACATGTTCCAGCCGGTGGCGGCCTCGATGCGGCGCACGCCAGCGGCCACGCCGGTCTCGCTGAGTATCGCGAACCCGCCCGCCTGACCGGTGGCGCGCAGGTGCGTGCCGCCGCACAGCTCGGAGGAGACGCCCGGCACTTCCACCACGCAGACCTCGTCGCCGTACTTCTCGCCGAACAGGGCCGTGGCCCCCTTGGCCTGGGCCTGCGCATAAGCCATGACCTCCCGGGTGACGCCGATGTCCGCCAGGATGGCCTGGTTGACCTCGTCCTCGATGCGCGCCAACTCCTCGGGGGTGATCTGGGAAATGTGGGTGAAGTCGAAGCGCAAGCGCTCAGGCGTCACCAGCGATCCGGCCTGCTTCACGTGGTCGCCCAGCACCTTGCGAAGCGCCGCCTGCAGCAGGTGGGTGGTGGTGTGGTTGCGGGCCGAGGCCATGCGCAGCTCTTCGTTGACGATGAGCTTGGCTTCCTGGTCCAGCAGCAGCTCGCCCTCGTTGACGAACACCTGATGTGTGGTCAGCTCGCTTGCGGGTTTGAGCGTCTCCAGCACGTCGGCGGAGCCGGTCATGGTCTCCACGCTGCCCCGGTCGCCCGCCTGTCCGCCGGACTCGCCGTAGAAGGGCGTGGACGCAAACACGGCGTAGCCGCCCTCGCCCTGCACCAGCCGCTCGCGCGGCAGGCCGTCCTCGCCCATGAGCCCGATCACGCGCGACTCGGCCTCCAGGGTGTCGTAGCCCACGAAGCGCGACTTCACGCCCGTTTCCAGAAGCTTCTTGAACTGCCCGGCGATGTCGGACTCGCCAGAGCCCTTCCAGGCCTTCTTGGCCCGCGCCTTCTGCTCGGCCATGCAGGACGTGTAGCCCTCTTCGTCCACGGAGAAGCCCTGCTTGCCCGCCACGTCGGTGATGATGTCCAGGGGGAAGCCGTAGGTGTCGTACAGCTTGAAGGCGGCCTCGCCAGAGATGACGGCCACGTTGTTCTTTCTGGATGCGGCCATTTCCTCTTCGAGGATGTCCAGGCCCTTGTCCAGGGTGGTGGAGAAGCGCTCTTCCTCCTCGCGCACCACGCGGGTCATGAAGTCCATGCCCTCGACGATCTCGGGGTACTGCACGCCCATCACCTCAACCACTGCCGGGGCCACGCGGTGCAGGAAGGGATCGCGCAGGCCCATGAGGCGGCCGAAACGGAAGGCGCGGCGGATCAGGCGGCGCAGCACGTAGCCGCGCCCCTCGTTGGAGGGCAGGATGGAGTCGGCGATCAGGAATACCATGGAGCGCGAGTGGTCCGCGATGACCCGAAGCGCGGTGTCGGTCTCCTCGTCGGTGCGGTATTTCACGCCCGCGAGGTCCGCCGTGGCCGCGATGATCGGGCTGAACAGGTCGGAATCGAAGTTGGAGTACACCCCCTGGCACACGCCCGCGATGCGCTCCAGGCCCATGCCGGTGTCGATGGAGGGCCGGGGCAGGCTCACGCGGTTGCCCGGCTCGATCTGGTCGTACTGCATGAACACCAGGTTCCAGATTTCCAGGAACCGGTCGCAGTCGCACTTGCCGATGCCGCAGTTGGGGCCGCAGGACATGTGCTCGCCCTGGTCGATCAGGATCTCCGAGCAGGGGCCGCAGGGGCCGGTGTCGCCCATGGACCAGAAGTTGTCCTTCTCGCCCAGGCGGAAGATGCGCTCCGAGGGCTGGTTGGCGATCTTCTTCCAGAGCTCGATGGCTTCGTCGTCGTCGCGGAACACCGTGGCGTAGAGCTTGTCCTTGGGGAGCTTCATCTCCTCGGTCAAAAAGCCCCAGGCCAGGCGGATGGCCTCTTCCTTGAAGTAGTCGCCGAAGGAGAAGTTGCCCAGCATCTCGAAGAAGGTGTGGTGGCGCGCGGTGCGGCCCACGTTCTCCAGGTCGTTGTGCTTGCCGCCAACGCGCAGGCACTTCTGGGAGGTGGCGGCGCGGGTGTAGTCGCGCTTCTCCTGGCCCAGGAAGACCTTCTTGAACTGCACCATGCCCGCGTTGGTGAACAGGAGCGATGGGTCCTCGCGCGGCACAAGCGAGGAGCTTGAGACCTCGGCGTGGCCGTTGGCGACGAAATAGTCCAGGAATCTGCGGCGGATTTCAGTGGCGGTGATCACGGTTTCTCTCTCCTTGAAGACGAAGATTCGAGAGGAAACTTTTTGGAAAAAGTTTTCCTCTCGAGCTCTCCTTCAAAAACTTTCATTCCGCTTCGCGTCGTTTCCGGCATATGTCGGGAAGGAGCGTGAAGCATAAGGCAGAAGCCCGGAGGGGCTTGGGTTAGTCCTTGTCCTTATCCTTGCCCTTTTCCTTGGCAACGGCG
This region includes:
- a CDS encoding acyl-CoA dehydratase activase; amino-acid sequence: MSSAVREALGLCLGASSIGLVRLAASDGDVRILHAENRSHGGNPTDTLHAMLDAEPGWRSLPLAVTGRKLRNLVRLPSLSEPEAVELAAAFVLGAQVGGVTVLSVGGETFMAYGLDGAGRVRDIRSGNKCASGTGEFLAQQLGRMGLSVPQLGDLDQQADPYAVSGRCSVFCKSDCTHALNKGAPRDSIVAGLGRMMAGKCLELLPDKARGRVLLAGGCSANASMARFLRDDISDLIIPESAPWFEALGAALWAMEHRPQPPGDGSVFTARPASFTLLAPLAKSLHLVDFKEHPRGEAQPGDEVLLGLDVGSTTTKGVVLRCSDLAVLAGEYLRTEGDPVGASRLVYASLARQLGAPVRIVGHGVTGSGRAIAALHGQATAAINEIVAHAAAAAHYDPQVDTIFEIGGQDAKYTFLSQGHPCDSAMNEACSAGTGSFLEESARESLGVDTRDIAGLALKAATTPNFNDQCAAFISSDIKLAVQEGLALEDILAGLVHSVCLNYVSRVKGSRPVGQRVFMQGGVCYNRAVPAAMAMLTGKRIVVPPEPGLMGAVGVALVIDQRMRQGLLPESSFDLDDLAGREAVSREPFTCRGGKGGQEGCDRGCRIARIEVGGKVHPFGGICNRFENLRQGRSPDAASLDLVQARQRRVYRGYVPPEGSGKPVVGLSRSYLVNTYFPLFRGFFAELGYDVVLPERVDPAGVQRRTSALCFPAELAHGFMGDLLSKSPDAVFLPHVRSVPGAPGQDASCTCVLLQGEPFYLGSAFPELAAYGPRLLAPALDFAQGLSGAQGAFLETARALGADAFRARQAFQAGLEAQILCRRDIADMGREALTRLEDEPDLMGVALFGRSYNAFAPEANKAVPEKLATRGAMVIPCDMLPISQEDAAIPAMYWGQGRVILSSARYAAAHPKLFGAYITNFSCGPDSFLLGYFRDEMGGKPSLTLELDSHTADAGLETRLEAFLDIADNHRRLEQRAASSKRVVRPGSNGTPVARMESRNRQAGIALPGGVWLPLTHERVRLAIPSMNPYGTALAASALSGCGVRAVALPPAGEAALARGRGNSSCKECLPLQLTVGTLLDYLDARPAGEATAYFMPGAKGPCRFGQYGEFTSRMLKRLDIQDVAVLSPCADNGYAGLPSVVTLAIWRGTVTGDFFEEMRSSLLAGAADPVEALSLLEACLKRVETALGGSWKGALAQMRLVAAELSRIPMRVSREHIPTVALLGEIYVRHDPISRQGLVERLAAKGVAVRTSPVSEWVFYTDWLQNAGITAKAGFQGRFKQWFKKRCFQQVREALLPSGLISPHAPETGELIRAGAPYVSPLLTGEAILTVGAAFHEILAPACGVIAVGPFGCMPTRLAEAVLARSFDTDALAQLYPWRTRKLPPQARGTLPFLALETDGNPFPQLIEARLEAFCLQALRLHAYLD
- a CDS encoding cytochrome c3 family protein, with protein sequence MRKPFFVLLMCAALVGAFCLPALMAADAPKGAMELKVPAGATATKAPVKFNHEGAGHKPVDCKACHHKEGKDMKCSGAGCHDVVDPADKTSDKSFYMAFHKGESTKSCVGCHKKAKAEGKNAPIACNACHPQAQ
- the cobJ gene encoding precorrin-3B C(17)-methyltransferase, whose protein sequence is MRGSRPAGGRDHPASRSEDEIENRHGGAGPGKLTVIGLGPGDPALTAPLAVQALADAGVVVGYSTYLDLIPAQLLAGKQVVSTGMMGEVARCNAAIDAALAGGDTVVVSSGDAGVYGMAGLVLELLETRGLLEAVEFEVVPGIPAVMGAAALLGAPLTHDFACVSLSDLLTPWERIEKRLDAAAGADFVLALYNPRSKRRSGLLEKALAIISRHRAPETPVGVVRQAWREGQSVQVGTLESTDPESVDMLTIVVVGNSQTRIAGGRMLTPRGYAGKYGLGG
- a CDS encoding cobalt-precorrin 5A hydrolase, with the translated sequence MTGRVAVYALTPQGARLGRALARELNGALGAELYLPRKLADPGEKAFDSLPMLVADTFHTYAGHVFVAAIGIVVRAVAPHLLGKSRDPAVVALDQDGRHVVSLLSGHLGGANELARRVAQVTGGTPVITTATDTAGLPSLDMLARDSGLAIENLDAVKTVNGGLLAGQVVQVFDPEGHLAIPPEHGARFEWVAAPHLLEPERPAVAVSWREVSVPSGTLILRPRVVVAGVGCRKGAGAAEVVSLLHEIFAAKAVALKSLALLASIDVKRDEPGLLEAARELGVDIQFYPAERLAGVKTPNPSPMPLKHVGVESVCEAAALLAAGTTRLLVPKMKSKTVTAALALAS